The Methanobacteriaceae archaeon genomic interval CATATGTTGTTCCTGGTGTAAATATAGATGAAACATAGGTCAATCCAGCTGGTAATATATCTGTTACTTGCACACCTTGGGCATCGTTTGGACCTGTATTAAGTGCGGTGATGGTGAACGTCACTAAACTCCAATAATCTGGTATTAGATTGTTAACTGTTTTGTTTAATACAACATGAGCTGATGGTTCCACAGTCACGTTAGCGGTTGCGTTGTTATCTTCAGGGTGCGGATCAAAGGTGGTTGATGTTACATTCACGAAATTGGTTATTAATCCGGTGGCATTTACTATTGCAGTTATATTAATTGTTGCAGATTGTTCGTGTCCCAGAGTTCCTAAATTCCAGGTGTATATGTTCCCTACTATTAAAGATGGTACTGGTGTTGAGGATACGAAAATCAGCCCACTTGGCCATACATCTGTGACCAATACATCCTGAGCAGCATCTGGCCCTGCATTGAACACAATCACCGTAAAATGGATTGTATCTCCATAATTTGGTGTTGGTTCGTCAACTGTTTTACTGATTGTGAGATCTGCTGTGGGTACATATGGGGTTTCGACGAAAAGTACTTCTAAATCCTGGTTGTTCTGTGGGTTGGGGTCGAATTCAGTTCCGTTGACGGTGGCGATGTTGGTTATGTTTCCTATGAACGTATTATTTATGGTGACATTAAATACAAGAGTCACTATTTGACCAACTGTCAGAGTTCCTATGTTCCATATTCCAGTAATAGGATCCCAAGTTCCCTGACTAGGAGTTGCAGCACCAAATGATGCTATTCCTGTGGGAATGGGGTCGTATGCCATTACGTTCGTTGCGTTGTTGGGTCCTAGGTTTGTAACTGTTAGGGTGAATGTTACGTTTTGTCCAGAGATTAATCCTGATGTCTGGTTGGCTGTTTTTATTATGGCCAAATCTGCAGCAGGGATTAAATTGTTGTTTGCTGTAGCGTTATTATTGAATGTTCCATTAAGATATGCATTAACCGTGTTGGTGATAGTACCTGGGGCTGGGGCATTTATATCTACAATACCTCTAATCCAGAAAGTAACAGTCTGACCAACAGACAGGTTTCCAAGAGGTACATTCTGTTCGGACGTGTATGGATTCCAGTTAGCATTATCCAAAGAGTATTGTACTCCACTAGTTAAAACTGGAGGTATGGTGTCCAAAAAGCTCACGTTCCAGGCAGTATGTGGACCATCGTTTTGTATAGTCATGTGGTAAGATAATAAACTACCAGACCAAATTGGCTCAGGAGTTCCATGTTTGGTCACATTAAGATTTGCTGGGAAGTCTACTAGAGGTATGGGTAATGTTAAGTTTCCAGTGTTGTTATGTGGGTCTGTGTAAGTAATGTTAGCTATTAAATTAGTGGGAATGTTGAATCCGTTTTTCATTGACATTAAATTGTAACTTACGTTCCAGTTTTGTCCTTGTCCTAGACTTGGTATAAACCAGGTTAAGGTTCTGGTACCATCTGGGTTTAAAACATTGGTTGTGGGGACAATGGTAGCTCCTACATAGGTCATGTAGTTGGGTACAACATCTGTGACAGTGATATTTTTAGCTTGAGTGGTTATGCTTTGGAATATCTGGTTATAGATGCTTTCTATGACTGAGGCATTGTTGGCAAAATAATATTGCGGCACGCCGTTGATAACAGATGCCATCTGTGTTAATACAGTAGGATTAACATCCGGTCCTAAACCTATGGTATAGACATTGTATCCAAGATTTTTTGCTTGAGTAGCATAGAATATAGCCATTTGATCTGGATTGAGTGTAGCATTACCACCTGCATTAAATTCTCCATCTGTTAGTAAGATGATGTTCCTTTGATTAGCTGGTAGTGATGATAAGCTGAGTATATTAATGGATGTTTGCATTGCCAGAGCACCATTTGTTGTTCCTCCAGGAGTGTTCTGGTTCACTACATTAATAGCCTGAGTGAAGTTACTGGTTAAACCTTGCTGTTGTTTTATTATATTAGCCCAATTAACCACACCCACTTTATCAGTGGTGTTGTTCATTTGATTTATGAAACTGATGGCTCCAGTTTTTCTAAGACCTGTGGGGTCACTGGTACTCATACTTCCAGAAGCGTCTATGGCAAAAACCACATCAGCAGGAAGTCGGGTTGAATCACTGGATCCATTCACTTCTATGTTAACCGTGGCTGTATCAACCCCGGTTACTTGGGCGGTTTTATTTGCTTCTACAGGCTGAGCACATACTGATCCAGCCATAAAAAGCACCATGATTACCATGAATAAACTCATTATAATCAAATTTTTTTTCACTTTTCCCCCCCTTTTCAATTTTTTTTTCAATTTTTCACCTCCTTTATATTGCGATTAACATAGAATATATGGACTTAAGAAATATAAGTAATTATTTATCATGTTTTTTTCTATATTGGCCAATAATTTCTAACATATTAACTTTTTAAATGAACAATTCATAATTATTTTAGAAATTATCTAAAAAATGTTTAATTTAAAATAAAGCAATATTAATAAAATTTAAGCGAATTCAAAAATAAATTAATAAGAAAACCATATAATGCCAATATATTTGTATTAAAAATAAATTTCAGACAAATAGCACAATCCGATGCACATAATTGTACATCATATTAATAATTCTCGAGAAAAATTAGAGAATAATTATTCATATTTAAGAGAAATAAATTAGAGAAATAATCAAGTTCGTCATATGTAGATTTAACGAACATGTGGCAAGGAAAAACACGAAATATAATGCTATAAAATATATTAGTAATACAATAATAAATATTACTTAAAGGAGATTCTAGTATGAAATTTGATGTTGCCTCCCAAGATCGTATTGACTTATGAGTACTAAGAAAAGATCTAGAAAAATCAAGTCTAAAAGCCTATCTTAATTGCTTTAAAAACTTTTGTGAATTAATTGGTAAAACACCAGATGAACTTATCTTGGAAGCAGATGCTGAAGAGGAAAAGGGTATTAAATTGAGGGATAGGAAGATTAATCTTTATTTTTTAAAATATAAAAGAAAGCTAGAAAACGATTGAAAAGGCAATTGAACTATCAAATTACTTTTTAAAACAATTAAATAGTATCCTGAGCTCATGGACATAATCGAACAAATTGCCAATGAATAATTAGTTAGTCTAATCTTTTTCTGACATTTGAGATAATATTCCCCTTTTTTTCATATTCTTTGATGTATTTAGTAATGCGACCTGGGATAGGCTACTCTTATTATTTTTCTACAGGAAGGCCAGGAGCAGTAATTTTATAGCAGTTTTTTTATAAATAGACAGCCTATATATATTAGTAATTCTTAACTTCTAATTATGAAGAACAACATCTTCAACAAGTATGATTAGATTCATTAAGATTTTGATTAGATATGAGAATTTCATGCCACATAAATATTTAATTAATGTTTTTTAAAATAAGAAGATGATGATATGACATACGTAGATGATGTATTAGAAGAGCTGAAGAGGAAAAATCCTTATGAACCAGAGTTCATACAGACTGCAACTGAGATTTTAAGATGTCTTAATGTAGTGTTTGAAAGGCATCCTGAATTTCAGGAAGCAAAGATTTTAGAAAGATTTTTAGAACCTGAAAGAGTGATTATGTTCAGAGTACCATGGGTTGATGATAATGGTGAAGTACAGGTGAATCGAGGTTTTCGTGTTCAGTTCAACAGTGCACTTGGCCCATATAAGGGAGGGCTTCGTTTTCATGAGACGGTTAATTTATCAGTTCTTAAATTATTAGGATTAGAACAGATTTTAAAAAACAGTCTTACCGGCATGTCAATTGGCGGTGCAAAGGGTGGAAGTGATTTCAATCCAAAAGGCAGATCCGATGCTGAGGTTATGAGATTCTGCCAGAGTTTCATGGTTGAACTTAGTAATTATATAGGGCCTGAAATTGATGTCCCTGCGGGGGATATTGGTGTGGGTTTAAGAGAAGTGGGATACCTATTTGGGCAGTATAATAGAATTACAAACAGACATAACTGCGTATTAACCGGAAGTGGAATAGAATATGGTGGATCTCTTGTAAGAACAGAAGCCACAGGTTATGGCCTTATTTATATATTGGAAGAAGCTTTAAAAGCAAGGGGAGAAACTTTGGAAGGTAAAAAGATAATAGTTTCTGGTTCAGGAAATGTGGCCATATATGCAGCTGAAAAGGCTATACAACTTGGAGCAACACTCATTGCTATGTCTGACTCAAAAGGTTACATTT includes:
- a CDS encoding VWA domain-containing protein translates to MKKNLIIMSLFMVIMVLFMAGSVCAQPVEANKTAQVTGVDTATVNIEVNGSSDSTRLPADVVFAIDASGSMSTSDPTGLRKTGAISFINQMNNTTDKVGVVNWANIIKQQQGLTSNFTQAINVVNQNTPGGTTNGALAMQTSINILSLSSLPANQRNIILLTDGEFNAGGNATLNPDQMAIFYATQAKNLGYNVYTIGLGPDVNPTVLTQMASVINGVPQYYFANNASVIESIYNQIFQSITTQAKNITVTDVVPNYMTYVGATIVPTTNVLNPDGTRTLTWFIPSLGQGQNWNVSYNLMSMKNGFNIPTNLIANITYTDPHNNTGNLTLPIPLVDFPANLNVTKHGTPEPIWSGSLLSYHMTIQNDGPHTAWNVSFLDTIPPVLTSGVQYSLDNANWNPYTSEQNVPLGNLSVGQTVTFWIRGIVDINAPAPGTITNTVNAYLNGTFNNNATANNNLIPAADLAIIKTANQTSGLISGQNVTFTLTVTNLGPNNATNVMAYDPIPTGIASFGAATPSQGTWDPITGIWNIGTLTVGQIVTLVFNVTINNTFIGNITNIATVNGTEFDPNPQNNQDLEVLFVETPYVPTADLTISKTVDEPTPNYGDTIHFTVIVFNAGPDAAQDVLVTDVWPSGLIFVSSTPVPSLIVGNIYTWNLGTLGHEQSATINITAIVNATGLITNFVNVTSTTFDPHPEDNNATANVTVEPSAHVVLNKTVNNLIPDYWSLVTFTITALNTGPNDAQGVQVTDILPAGLTYVSSIFTPGTTYDSNTGIWNIGTLLNGTSAFLNIIANVTGVGTITNWASVTNQTTFDPLPWSEDNETINVPSASIFTLHKEWRANQDGTPINTAQYQDNVWVVFSATNLGPSFATITLSDALPAGFVPDSYWQYKWDSGSWINVPSQWIGSWLASIDVGQTLWVAIPGQITVANTTLNNIVYQTSQTNYNPQYPQGPPYGNASAQVDIPLHSHVVITKTVNNSTPNYGSTIIFTVIAHNNGPNDASGVQVVDNLPTGLVFVSYLSSQGIYNSTTGIWNVGTLLNGTNATLNLTAIVNATGEMINWASEANATINVPKAAALYLVVNTTTQCIRIPNNVLIQFKLGNNGPDTAENVVVTWVVPKGMKFVSATPESGYGTATYDAATRTLTWNVGDVPISDPYLNILLTLIEPGKYLIDPSVASDTFNPTSTNITPADVCAISTNGTNGTNGSSGNNVPMQDTGAPLALLAIAILSIVAGIIMPKGKN
- the gdhA gene encoding NADP-specific glutamate dehydrogenase, producing the protein MTYVDDVLEELKRKNPYEPEFIQTATEILRCLNVVFERHPEFQEAKILERFLEPERVIMFRVPWVDDNGEVQVNRGFRVQFNSALGPYKGGLRFHETVNLSVLKLLGLEQILKNSLTGMSIGGAKGGSDFNPKGRSDAEVMRFCQSFMVELSNYIGPEIDVPAGDIGVGLREVGYLFGQYNRITNRHNCVLTGSGIEYGGSLVRTEATGYGLIYILEEALKARGETLEGKKIIVSGSGNVAIYAAEKAIQLGATLIAMSDSKGYIYNENGISIPFVKHIKEERRKCIYEYLNDFPDTVYKEGSEGLWNIKCDIALPCATQNELDEDSAIKLINNRVKYVAEGANKPSTPEATKLFLKSGLMFLPGKAANAGGVTTSVLEMAQRSSNMHWSFEEVDSRLKRNMIEIYRNIDKMAKEYGFEGNYVVGANIAGFIKVAKAMMAQGIV